The genome window TTCAATTCTTCTTTAATTAAAACTAAATCCTCTTTTGACGGAACTAATTCATTTAAATAAAATATAATTCCAGCAATTATTGGCTTTGAAGATTCCTGTTGTGATCTAAGCCATGAATAAGTTAAAATCTGCTGTTTATGTGTTTCCCAGCTATTTTCAACTTTAGAATTATTAACTTCAACTGGGGGTCTTTTCATTCCTTTATAATCAATAATTATTTCATATTCATCTTCATCATCAAATTCAGCAAGTTTTTTTTGAAATTCTTTGTCTTTTTTAAGATATTGGAGAATTTTATTATCAAAATTGTCCAGATTGCTTTGTTCAACTGTTTTATTGATTTTAAGAGAAGTTAATACATCAACTACACCATTAATACCATAATAGTTTGAACGGCTATGATTTTCATCATAATTAGGCATTTTTCTTATACCTTTAATCAAATGTTCTGATGAATCAATTAACGGAAATAAATCCTTTCCCCAAATGTTAATAGCTTTTTCTGCTCTTGCACTTGCTAATTTCTTATGGTCATGTTCATTTAAATCATCAATAGTCCATTCTTCATCTGGCTGATTGTGAATACTGAAAAATAAATCTTCATCGTGGGAATATAATCCTCTAACCTGCAGTCTTAAATCAATTAAGTCTTCAATTGGTCTTATGTCCTTTTTCCAGTCCCAAGGGAATTGTGTGTTATTTTCATTCCATTGAATATATGCTTCTTCAATTACACCGTGAATAAATTCACCAAACCATCTTTGAACTGGCTTTGAAGGAGGTAGTGTTCCTTTATTTTGATATCTGTATTGTAAATTACATGTTAAATAAGATAATAAATCTCCAGTTACACTATATTCTGGAATCATGTATGATTTTGATCTTGATGGTAGTTTCATGCTAATACCTCCTAAATTAAGTAAATCTCTTTAAATCCAATATAGTTTTCATCTCTGCTCCATCCAAGAGCAACATTTGGAATTTTAAAGTAGTCATTTTTTTGTACATATCCCTCAATAGCTGAATTTAAACCAATTAAAATCAATACTTTCTCTGCTCTTGAAAATGCAACAAAATAACGTCTTGTTAAATCATCAAAGGATTTATCTTTTTCACTACGTTTGCTTTGACCTAATTCACTATATTTTCTAATTCTCTCTTCAAGGGTAAGTTCATTTTTAACTAATTTCGGGAATCTCAAATTCTGGGTTTTAATATTATTTTTATTAAATTTAGATCCCACATCTACAATTACCAATGGAAACTCCAATCCTTTTGACTGGTGAATGGATAATACGTTGATTCTATTATCTGGTAGTGTTTCAAGTAGTGTTTCATCAATTTTAACTCCTCCTGAAGAAATTGGTATGAAAATATTCCAAATAGCTTCAAGAATTGATTCATTTTCCTGTTTTTTATTTTTAAATGAAATATTTGAGTGATATTCATTAAAAAATCCAGTTTGAGTAATTGACTGAGTAATAGCTTCTAAATATACAATACCTTCAACATCTTCTTGTAATTCTTCAATCCATGTTGTTATTTTATATGCAAGTTCCATTAAACTGGCACTTTTAGGCCACATGTCTTGTCCTTTTGGTTGTCTAAGCTGCCAATGCATTACAAAATCAGATAATGTAATTGGTTCGTGAGGTTCAGGATTTAATTTAATGAAATCTCTGGCTTTCACTCTCCACCTATTCATATTAACATTTGCCATTTTTGGTATTGTTTTATCTGAGTTTTGCACTTCTCCAGCAGGATCAATACACTCAAGCATTAAACCGCAAAAAATACTTACAACATGTATATCTTGAAGTTCAATTCCTCTTGGATTAAATACTTCAATAGGATTTCTTAATTTCTTGAGATTTTTTCTTAAAAAACTTAAAAATGTTGGTTGACCATGTGTTGTTTCTTTTGGGGAAAATGATAAAATTGCAATATCTGATGCTGAACCGTATTCTCCATCAAGTTTAAGTCTTATCTCATCAACCTCTTTTCCTGCTTTAATATTTTCTTCATTTATTTGCTGAAACTTTGCAATATCCAAAGGTTCATTCACCTTTTTGAAAAATTCTTCATTTAAAATCTTAAGAACTTTTAATTTTGCTTCTCCTTTATTTACAAGCTGGTCAATTAATTTAGCTACATCTTTTGCAAGCATTTTAGGATTATTTCTAAACATTCCTAAAATAGGCATTTTATCGTTCTCAAAATCAGGTGCAATAATTTTAGGCTTGTTTTCAACTCTTGCATTTTGATATTCCTTGTCAAGTTCTGCAAACTGATTACAATGGTCAATAATATTTTCTGTTGAACGGTAATTTGTTCTTAAATTGATTTCTTCAACATCTATACCTAGTTTTTCATGAATACGCTTTTGATAATTAGTAAATAAGTCAACTGTTGCTCCTCTAAATCTGTAAAGGGACTGATCATCATCACCTACAACAGTTATGTTACCATTATTTTCCAATGCAGATTTTGCAATTGTAAAGTAGATTTCTTCCTGGAGAAGGTTAGTGTCTTGATATTCATCAATTAATACAATTTTTATTTCGTCTAAAAAAGTTTCTAAGTCTTTATTTTTTAATTTGGCGAGAAACTCAGATTCTAGCATTGTAAAATCAATAGTATTTCTTGTTTGTAGGGTGTTTTCATATTCTTTAATACAATCAAGTGCAATGCGAGCCCCACTTCCATCTTCTGTTTTATTATATAATTCATTGAAGTCTACTTTATCATAATAAATTCTATTTTTAATTTCAAGCAGTACTTCACTTATTTTAGATGGTTCTGTGAGTTTTTCACTGCCACTTACTTCTTTTAAGTATTCAACAAGCTTTTTGTTTCGATACTTTTCGTCTTCAATGAGGATTTTAATCATTGCAGATGTTGCTACAAAACCTTCAATAACAACGGACTGATTTTCACCAGGTTTTTTATACTCTCTGAGTAATTCTTCTGCAATACTGTCAGTTGTACCAATTTTAATCTGATTAAAATCAATTTTTATAATTTTTGTGATGGTATTAAAATCATCTGTTGTATCCAGAATATGATTTTTTATGGTATCTCCCCAACCTAAAATCCTGGAATACAATTCATCAGCCGCTTTTCTTGTAAATGTTGTTGCTAAAATTCTATTTGGTTCAATATCATCTACAAAAATATATTTTAGCAATTTAAGTACCATTACTGTTGTTTTTCCAGACCCTGGTCCTGCAACAATAAATAATGATTTATCACATGGTGCAATAACAGCATTTCTTTGATCAATATTTGAAGAAATATCTCTTTTAAGTATATTGACCACTATATCCTCAAATTCTTCATATGAAATCATATTTTCCCTCAAATTTAATATAATTTAATTTATGTTTTTTGCATATTATAAAATAATGTTAAGAGCATTTGAAAAGTAAATAGTGAATACTCGAATTATTTAAATATTATTTTGATTAAAATATAATTATTAATTTTAATTTTAGCTGGTATTATGTCTGAGATAAACAATATAGATATGTTCAAAAATGATGTGAGATTTAGAGAAAACATCGCACATATTGAAACAATACCTGCTAAAAAGGCTAGTTTTAAAAAAGTTGATGATTTAAACGAAAAGATTGTTGAATATCTTGATTCAAAGGACATAAAATTATATGAACATCAATCTGAGACATATGAAGCAATTAAAAATGGTGAAAATGTAATTATTACAACACCTACTGCATCAGGAAAAACATTGGCTTTTAATTTACCGATAATGGAGACCATGGTTGAGGATAAGGATGCAACAGCACTTTATATTTATCCTGCTAAAGCTCTATCCAACGATCAGTTACATGTTTTGGAAAATCTTGAAAAAGAACTGGATATTGATATAGATCCAAAGACCTATGACGGTGATACTCCAAGAACACAAAAAAGAGGAATTCGTGAAAACTCAAGAATTGTTCTAACAAATCCATATCAGTTGCATTTAATATTGTCCTGGCACCACCAATGGTCAAGATTTTACAAAAACCTCAGATATATTGTAATTGATGAATCTCATTACTATAAAGGAGTATTTGGTTCAAATGTTGCATTTTTAATTAAAAGATTAAAAAGAATAGCTAACTTTTACGGCTCTTATCCACAATTTATTTTATCTTCTGCAACACTTGCTAATCCATTGGAATTGGCTAACAGATTAACTGGTGAAGAATTTGTATTGGTGGACAATGATACATCTCCTAGTGGTGAGAAAGACTTTATTTTATACAATCCTTTCCAGAATTATGTTAGAAATAAGGCGTACACTCAAAATGCACCTTCCATACATATGGAAACTGAAAATATCTTTATGTACATGATGCTTAAAAACATCCAAACATTATGTTTTACTGTTTCAAGAAAAACCACTGAATTAATTGCAATGTGGGCTAAAAAGGACATGACTCAGGTTAAAGGAAAACTGGCTCATAGGATTGCAGCATACAGAGCAGGTTATCATCCAGAAGAGAGACGTGAAATTGAAGAAGGTCTTAAAAGTGGAAAATACCTTGGAGTTACATGTACAAATGCATTGGAGCTTGGAATAGATATCGGATCACTTGATGCTGTTATTATTTCAGGATATCCCGGAACTATGATTTCAACATGGCAGCAATCTGGAAGAGCAGGTAGAAGCAGCCAAAAATCAATAGCTGTATTAATTGCTTTTGAAAATCAGCTAGATCAGTATTTCATGAACAATCCTAAGTTTTTCTTTGATAAACCTCATGAAAACGCAATTATTGACTTGTCAAATCCTATTTTACAGGAAGCTCATTTATTATGTGCTGCAAAAGAATTGCCTCTTAAAAGAGGAGAGTCAGAAAAATACTTTGGAGTTTCTCAGGATGTTATAGATGAACTTGTATCTAAAAAGGATTTATATGAAAATCACCGTGGAGATTTCATGTATCCATATGATGACAATCCTGCAATGGACCATTCATTAGATCAGGTTTCATCAGAAGAATTCAAAGTAATGGTTAATGGAAGATTACTTGAAACAATGGAACGTTCTCAGGTTTATCGTGAAGCTCATGAAGGAGCTATATTAATCAATAAAGGGGATACATATGTTGTAGACAGTGTTAATCTTAAAAAAGGTTATGTAAATGTATCCAAAGAAACAATTGATTATCATACTATGGTTTTAAACAAAACTGAAACCAATATCAAAAAGAAATTATCAAAAACAAAATATGGTGATTTATTAATTCACTTTGGAGAACTTACTGTTAGTGAAGATTATTACAAATACAAGAAAATGCATTTCTCAAAACCAATGGGAACATTTCCACTTGATTTACCACCATTAACATTCAATACTAAAGGATTATGGTTTACAATACCAAAAGAAGTTAAAGATACTCTAAAAGACATGTTTCCTAATGATGAAGAAGTATTTGAAGGTGGACTTCACGGTGTTGAACATGCTTTAATTGGACTTTTCCCACTTCATACAATGTGTGACAGATTTGATATTGGTGGTCTTTCAACAAATTATCACGAAGACACACAGGAAGCTACAATTTTCATTTATGACGGATATGAAGGTGGTATTGGAATTACAGAAAAAGCAGTTGATGTTTTTGTTGATTTATTAAACTCAACCATTGATTTATTAAACAACTGTAAATGTAAAAAAGGATGTCCTTCATGTATTTATTCTCCTAAATGTGGAAATGATAATAAACCTCTTCACAAAGGAGCAACCAAATATATCCTGGAATACATGAAAAAACTAATTTCTAATGATTTTGCAGGTAAAAAAGAAGAAATAATTGAAGTTGAAGCAGAAATTGTTGAAACTGGTGAATTTGGTGAAGCATATAATTTATATAAATCCGGAGATTATTCATCTTCAAAAGATATTTTAAATAATATTTTATCAAATGATAAAAAACATGTAAAAGCACTAGCTTTAATGGCTCAGATATTGTATAATCAAGATCAAAAAGACATCGCACTTCTTTTTACTAAAAAAGCATTAGCTATTGATAAATCAAATGAAATGGCAAATGAACTT of Methanobacteriaceae archaeon contains these proteins:
- a CDS encoding PD-(D/E)XK nuclease family protein; translated protein: MKLPSRSKSYMIPEYSVTGDLLSYLTCNLQYRYQNKGTLPPSKPVQRWFGEFIHGVIEEAYIQWNENNTQFPWDWKKDIRPIEDLIDLRLQVRGLYSHDEDLFFSIHNQPDEEWTIDDLNEHDHKKLASARAEKAINIWGKDLFPLIDSSEHLIKGIRKMPNYDENHSRSNYYGINGVVDVLTSLKINKTVEQSNLDNFDNKILQYLKKDKEFQKKLAEFDDEDEYEIIIDYKGMKRPPVEVNNSKVENSWETHKQQILTYSWLRSQQESSKPIIAGIIFYLNELVPSKEDLVLIKEELNTGLTDVGYEYDKDIDLINNWQEDEKAPELSNGFKQNRSIRIINVNEDARNEALLKFDSVVADIEESMIKEMKGSKIQDAWKGDSDERTCSACDFKTFCKNNTVNTKNFKIP
- a CDS encoding DEAD/DEAH box helicase — protein: MISYEEFEDIVVNILKRDISSNIDQRNAVIAPCDKSLFIVAGPGSGKTTVMVLKLLKYIFVDDIEPNRILATTFTRKAADELYSRILGWGDTIKNHILDTTDDFNTITKIIKIDFNQIKIGTTDSIAEELLREYKKPGENQSVVIEGFVATSAMIKILIEDEKYRNKKLVEYLKEVSGSEKLTEPSKISEVLLEIKNRIYYDKVDFNELYNKTEDGSGARIALDCIKEYENTLQTRNTIDFTMLESEFLAKLKNKDLETFLDEIKIVLIDEYQDTNLLQEEIYFTIAKSALENNGNITVVGDDDQSLYRFRGATVDLFTNYQKRIHEKLGIDVEEINLRTNYRSTENIIDHCNQFAELDKEYQNARVENKPKIIAPDFENDKMPILGMFRNNPKMLAKDVAKLIDQLVNKGEAKLKVLKILNEEFFKKVNEPLDIAKFQQINEENIKAGKEVDEIRLKLDGEYGSASDIAILSFSPKETTHGQPTFLSFLRKNLKKLRNPIEVFNPRGIELQDIHVVSIFCGLMLECIDPAGEVQNSDKTIPKMANVNMNRWRVKARDFIKLNPEPHEPITLSDFVMHWQLRQPKGQDMWPKSASLMELAYKITTWIEELQEDVEGIVYLEAITQSITQTGFFNEYHSNISFKNKKQENESILEAIWNIFIPISSGGVKIDETLLETLPDNRINVLSIHQSKGLEFPLVIVDVGSKFNKNNIKTQNLRFPKLVKNELTLEERIRKYSELGQSKRSEKDKSFDDLTRRYFVAFSRAEKVLILIGLNSAIEGYVQKNDYFKIPNVALGWSRDENYIGFKEIYLI
- a CDS encoding DEAD/DEAH box helicase, which gives rise to MSEINNIDMFKNDVRFRENIAHIETIPAKKASFKKVDDLNEKIVEYLDSKDIKLYEHQSETYEAIKNGENVIITTPTASGKTLAFNLPIMETMVEDKDATALYIYPAKALSNDQLHVLENLEKELDIDIDPKTYDGDTPRTQKRGIRENSRIVLTNPYQLHLILSWHHQWSRFYKNLRYIVIDESHYYKGVFGSNVAFLIKRLKRIANFYGSYPQFILSSATLANPLELANRLTGEEFVLVDNDTSPSGEKDFILYNPFQNYVRNKAYTQNAPSIHMETENIFMYMMLKNIQTLCFTVSRKTTELIAMWAKKDMTQVKGKLAHRIAAYRAGYHPEERREIEEGLKSGKYLGVTCTNALELGIDIGSLDAVIISGYPGTMISTWQQSGRAGRSSQKSIAVLIAFENQLDQYFMNNPKFFFDKPHENAIIDLSNPILQEAHLLCAAKELPLKRGESEKYFGVSQDVIDELVSKKDLYENHRGDFMYPYDDNPAMDHSLDQVSSEEFKVMVNGRLLETMERSQVYREAHEGAILINKGDTYVVDSVNLKKGYVNVSKETIDYHTMVLNKTETNIKKKLSKTKYGDLLIHFGELTVSEDYYKYKKMHFSKPMGTFPLDLPPLTFNTKGLWFTIPKEVKDTLKDMFPNDEEVFEGGLHGVEHALIGLFPLHTMCDRFDIGGLSTNYHEDTQEATIFIYDGYEGGIGITEKAVDVFVDLLNSTIDLLNNCKCKKGCPSCIYSPKCGNDNKPLHKGATKYILEYMKKLISNDFAGKKEEIIEVEAEIVETGEFGEAYNLYKSGDYSSSKDILNNILSNDKKHVKALALMAQILYNQDQKDIALLFTKKALAIDKSNEMANELEVLLTKKSEVESETQLSSLDDVEVLFEEAYDLFNQGDLDSALPILEKLLDFDSRHSEALALMGLIHYHSGFFPKAVEYYRMAIKINKHGEMVNELKMRVS